The sequence TTGAAAGAGGAGGCAGAAGAGATGTCTTTTTAGGCACGAGGGAGTGCCAGGCTTACGTTGAACCATGCGAGTTTGGCAATGGAGATGGTTTTTATGATGATTATGGTCAGCTCGATTTTGGATTCATGCTCCATGGAATTGACTACCCGGATGAAAATATGCAAAAAAGTTTCAATGTACGTTTTTTTAACTGTGCCATGCACGATGGAGTTATTATCTTTCCTCCACCGAACAGCCCTGTAATAAAACGACGAACTGTATTCGAAGAGCAAATTGTTAAAGAATTTGTGATCGGACAGAACCTTCTGTCAGTGGATGATGAAGTCGGAGAGGAATAATATGGGACTGTTTCAAAATCTATTGGAAACCTATGAACTTTCTGAAAATGCTATAGGTATCGCGGGGAGTGTGAAGGATGGTGTCATCGATGAGAAAAAAACTCTCTTACCCATTTTTCATACAACATTCAAGTCAACAATTTGTGTGAATTTAGCCCAACATGGTAAATTCTTGAGTGCCACTCGAGATAAAAAAGAGATAACAATCATCATTCCCTGTACAGAAGGTTCTTCAGGGCGTACCACGAATGTGGAAGCTCATCCACTTTGCGATCAATTGGATTACCTTGGTGGCATCAATAAGGCAAAAACTAAAAAATATTTATCTGAATTGAAAAACTGGAAAGGTCAAAATCCAAGTTTAAACGCTATACATACTTATATATCTGGACAGACCATCGTAGAGGATCTGGAAGGCAGTGCAATATTTAAAGATAATGAATACCAAGAACAAACAGATACTCCATTACATAACCGGTTGGATTATGAAAAGATAAGAAAATTGGGTGTTCGTTTCACTGTCCAAACCGGAGATGGTTTCATCAATGTCTGGGAGAGTGAAGAATTGCGCGATTTATGGAAAGAATATGTTTTGGGCAGCAAATCCTTTACAAAGTCTCTTTTCGATTACATTAGTGGTCTCGATGTAGGAAAAATTGCCACCCAACATCCAAAAAACATCAATTCAACAACTGGTAATGCAAAGCTTCTTTCTTGCAACGATAAGACAGAATTCACTTTTCGCGGTCGCTTTGCAAAACAAGATGATGCAATAATCATCGACTATGAAAACTCTCAAAAAGTGCATCAAATGCTGCGATGGCTCATTTCAAATTATGGCTACAATGTTGATAGCCAGGTAATTGTTGCCTGGGCAGTAGACGATAACAAGGAAGTTAACGAAAAATTATACGATAACTCGTATATTTTAATCGAGGACACACAAGCCGATATACAAACAGAAGGGGAAAGGCTCGAAGAGCTTAAAGGACAAGTTTACGCAGATTACGCAGTAAAGTTAAGAAGTGTTTTGCAGGGTTACAGAAACGCAAATGTACTGAAACAACATGCCCGAAAAATCTGCATTGCTGCCTTTGACTCAGCAACTACAGGAAGAATGGGACTTGTCTTTTATCAAGAGCTTTCAGAGGATGAATATCTTGGAAAAATCGTGCAATGGCACGAGGATACATCCTATTTTCTAACTGCCTGGAAAAAGCCTACTGATGATACCGTTGAGCTGAAATCATCTCGTGTTGAATATATCGGCGCACCTTCTTATGATGAAATTATCTTTGCGGTTTACGGAAAAGATCGAGGGGACAAATCCTACACTACATTAAAAAAGAAAACCCGAAAACAGCTGCTGGAATGCATGTTTGGTAACTTTGCTTTCCCGAAAAATCTGGTGGAAATGGCAGCAAACCGCGCCTCTCACCCTATGGGCTTTATGGATAAAAATGGCAAGTTCAGCGAAAATGATTGGCGAAAATCTGTCAACATAAGCTGTGCACTAATACGCAAATATTATAAAAAAGAAACGGAGGAAATTCCATTGGAACTGGAAAAAGAAAGAACAGACAGAGACTATTTGTTCGGTAGGCTGCTGGCGGTCGCTGACAAATTAGAGCGAACAGCACTTTACAAAGCAGAAAAGCAGGATACAAGAACAACCAATGCTCTTAAGCTAATGAGTGCCTTTCAGGTGAAACCTTATTCCACCTGGGGTCAGTTGTACAATCAACTGATTCCTTACAGAAATCAATTGTTTGGTGCGGGGTATTATCAATCGCTAATTGATGAGATCATGGTTTTATTCAAAAGCGGAGACTTTGAAAGTAACACCCCTCTTTCACCGTTATACCTTCTTGGTTATTCGGCTCAAAACAGAGCCCTGTTAAAAAAAGACAAAACTGAACAATCGGAGGAAACAAATGATGGCGACATTACAGAATAAAATCGACTTTGCACTTGTATTTACGGCAAAAAACGCAAACCCAAACGGCGACCCGCTGGGTGGCAACAGACCCCGCACTACCAGTGACGGTTTGGGCGAGGTTTCGGACGTATGTCTGAAGTGTAAAATACGCAATCGGTTACAAGAAATGGGAAACGCTATTTTTGTTCAAATGGATGATAACAAGACAGATGAAAAAAAATCACTATCTGAGCGGTTCAATCATTTTCTTGCTACTTTGGACAAGAAAGAACAGAAAGACAAGGAACTTGTTTCTGCGAAGGTTTGTGAACAATGGATGGATGTTCGCTCCTTTGGTCAGGTTTTTGCTTTTAAAAAAGGTAAAGACACTGCGGAAGTTTCCATTGGTATAAGGGGACCTGTCACCATCCAGGCTGCATTTAGTGTAGAACCTGTGATTATCGAATCTATTCAAATCACGAAGTCTGTCAATAGTGAAACCACTGAGGATGGCAGAAAATCTTCTGATACCATGGGTATGAAACACCGAGTGAGCCAAGGAGTGTATGTTACCTATGGCAGTATCAGTCCCCAACTTGCCGAAAAAACCGGTTTTTCGAGAGAAGATGCGGATGAAATTAAAAAAGCATTGGCAACCATTTTTGAAGGAGATGAATCTTCTGCGCGTCCAAGTGGCTCTATGCAGGTGGTAGAACTTGTCTGGTTTGAACATAATAACAAATCGGGTCAATATTCTTCTGCAAAGGTTCACCGCACCGTTAAAGCCGACAAAGATGGCAAGGTAACTGTTGAACCTTTGGAAGGACTTACTCCTGAACGCATAGAAGGATGACCCATCAAGAAGACGAACTGCTGCCGTTATCGGGAATTCACCATTTCCTCTTTTGCCGGAGGTCATGGGCGTTAATCACGGTTGAACAGCAGTGGGACGAAAACATCTTTACCATCAAAGGGCATGAATTCCACAAACGGGTTGACGATCCCTTTGAAAACCAGTCGGGACCCAGCTTGATCGTCTCGCGCTCCCTTCCCGTGCGTTCCTTCAAGCTCGGTCTCACCGGCGTCTGCGACCTTGTCGAATTTCACCCCTCAAAAGATGGCGTCAACCTCGCAGGTCATTCCGGTCTTTGGAAACCAATTCCCATCGAATACAAACGCGGGCTCCCAAAACCCGATGCCCGGGACGAAGTGCAGCTTTGCGCTCAGGCAATCTGCCTCGAAGAAATGCTCTCTGTCACCGTTGAAAGAGCGTTCCTCTATTATGGAAAAACCCGCCATCGCACCGAGGTCAGTTTGGACCAGCAACTGCGCGATTTGGTTACCAACTCCGCGAAAGAGATGCATCAGCTTTATGCCCGCGGCTACACCCCACAAGCACGCTATAAAAAAGAATGCAAATCATGTTCACTGGTGGAAATTTGCCTGCCAACCATCCAGACCGAAGCAAGCGATGTCAAAAAATATATACAGCGCTTTTTGGAGGAAGACCAATGAAGAAACTCGGAAACGTCCTCTATGTTACCATCCCCGAAGCCTTTCTTAGCCTCGAAGGAGAAACCATCATTGTCGAGGTCGAAGAAAAACCGAAAACCAGGCTGCCCCTGCTCAATTTGGATGCCATCGTTTGCTTCAATTGGATCGGTATCAGCCCAAAACTGATGGGGGCTTGCGTTGAGCGAAAAATAAATCTTACCTTCCTCACCCCCTATGGCAAATTTTTGGCAAATGTCTCCGGAAACATCCGCGGAAACGTTTTGCTACGCAGAAAACAATTTGCACTTGCCGAATCCAAAGAAGAATCCCTCTCTATCTCCAGGAACATCGTTTACGCGAAAATCTACAACCAACGAAAAGTTGTCGAGCGAACAATCCGCGACCATAGCATGGTCATTGATCAAGCAAAATTGCGGGATGTATCCGAAAAAATTAAACAAAGCATTCAGTCTGCCAAAGACGCCAAAGACACAGAAGAACTAATCGCCATTGAAGGCTATGTGGCGAAGCAATATTTTTCATGTTTTAACGAGATGATCCTACAACAAAAAGATGAATTTGCCATGAACGGGCGCAATCGCCGTCTGCCCCTTGATAGAATGAACGCTTTGCTCTCATTTTTATATGTGTTGCTGGCAAACGAAACCAGATCAGCCCTTGAGTCAATTGGACTCGACCCCTATGTTGGCTTTATGCACAAAGACCGTCCCGGCAGACCCTCTTTGGCACTCGACATAATGGAAGAATTCAGACCAATACTATGTGACCGGCTTGCATTAACCCTGGTCAACCGCCGTCAAATTTCACCATCCGGGTTTTTAATCAAAGAAAGCGAGGCGGTTTTGATGGATGACGAAACCCGAAAACAAGTCCTGACAGCCTGGCAGGAAAGAAAGAAGCAAGAAATAATCCACCCATATTTGAAAGAGAAGATCCCGTATGGCTTGCTTCCCCATGTACAAAGCCTATTACTAAGTCGGCACATTCGCGGAGATCTTCCTGAATATCCGCCATTCTTTATGGAGTAAACATGTTGGTGTTAGTCACATATGACGTAAACACGGAAAGCGAGGGTGGGAAAAAACGCCTCAGACGAGTCGCAAAAACCTGCCAAAGCTATGGCTTGCGTGTGCAAAACTCAGTATTTGAATGTTTGATAGACTATGGACAAGCCAGTCAATTGCAAATCAGGCTGGAAGAAATTATCGACAAAGAAAAAGATTCCTTGAGATTTTACTTTCTTGGTGATAAGTGGAAAGGAAAAGTAGTCCACATAGGTGCGAAAGCGATCACACCGATGGATGAGCCCCTGATATTCTGACTGCGAACAGCAAGTGATGCCGCTGTAGCCGAAAGGTTCGCAGGAAAAATCGATGAAAAGCTTGTAAAAACCTCTTGAAAAAGAAGGAAAACAAGTAAAAGAAAAATTGAACCCTTTTATATAGGGGTGGTAGAATATGGGCAACAGAGATGTTGCGGTCGCCTCCCTCGCGGAGGCGTGGATTGAAACAAAATTATGCTGATGCACTGCGCAAAATATTATTGTCGCCTCCCTCG comes from Candidatus Hydrogenedentota bacterium and encodes:
- the cas2 gene encoding CRISPR-associated endonuclease Cas2 — translated: MLVLVTYDVNTESEGGKKRLRRVAKTCQSYGLRVQNSVFECLIDYGQASQLQIRLEEIIDKEKDSLRFYFLGDKWKGKVVHIGAKAITPMDEPLIF
- the cas4 gene encoding CRISPR-associated protein Cas4; this encodes MTHQEDELLPLSGIHHFLFCRRSWALITVEQQWDENIFTIKGHEFHKRVDDPFENQSGPSLIVSRSLPVRSFKLGLTGVCDLVEFHPSKDGVNLAGHSGLWKPIPIEYKRGLPKPDARDEVQLCAQAICLEEMLSVTVERAFLYYGKTRHRTEVSLDQQLRDLVTNSAKEMHQLYARGYTPQARYKKECKSCSLVEICLPTIQTEASDVKKYIQRFLEEDQ
- the cas7c gene encoding type I-C CRISPR-associated protein Cas7/Csd2 → MATLQNKIDFALVFTAKNANPNGDPLGGNRPRTTSDGLGEVSDVCLKCKIRNRLQEMGNAIFVQMDDNKTDEKKSLSERFNHFLATLDKKEQKDKELVSAKVCEQWMDVRSFGQVFAFKKGKDTAEVSIGIRGPVTIQAAFSVEPVIIESIQITKSVNSETTEDGRKSSDTMGMKHRVSQGVYVTYGSISPQLAEKTGFSREDADEIKKALATIFEGDESSARPSGSMQVVELVWFEHNNKSGQYSSAKVHRTVKADKDGKVTVEPLEGLTPERIEG
- the cas8c gene encoding type I-C CRISPR-associated protein Cas8c/Csd1, with amino-acid sequence MGLFQNLLETYELSENAIGIAGSVKDGVIDEKKTLLPIFHTTFKSTICVNLAQHGKFLSATRDKKEITIIIPCTEGSSGRTTNVEAHPLCDQLDYLGGINKAKTKKYLSELKNWKGQNPSLNAIHTYISGQTIVEDLEGSAIFKDNEYQEQTDTPLHNRLDYEKIRKLGVRFTVQTGDGFINVWESEELRDLWKEYVLGSKSFTKSLFDYISGLDVGKIATQHPKNINSTTGNAKLLSCNDKTEFTFRGRFAKQDDAIIIDYENSQKVHQMLRWLISNYGYNVDSQVIVAWAVDDNKEVNEKLYDNSYILIEDTQADIQTEGERLEELKGQVYADYAVKLRSVLQGYRNANVLKQHARKICIAAFDSATTGRMGLVFYQELSEDEYLGKIVQWHEDTSYFLTAWKKPTDDTVELKSSRVEYIGAPSYDEIIFAVYGKDRGDKSYTTLKKKTRKQLLECMFGNFAFPKNLVEMAANRASHPMGFMDKNGKFSENDWRKSVNISCALIRKYYKKETEEIPLELEKERTDRDYLFGRLLAVADKLERTALYKAEKQDTRTTNALKLMSAFQVKPYSTWGQLYNQLIPYRNQLFGAGYYQSLIDEIMVLFKSGDFESNTPLSPLYLLGYSAQNRALLKKDKTEQSEETNDGDITE
- the cas1c gene encoding type I-C CRISPR-associated endonuclease Cas1 encodes the protein MKKLGNVLYVTIPEAFLSLEGETIIVEVEEKPKTRLPLLNLDAIVCFNWIGISPKLMGACVERKINLTFLTPYGKFLANVSGNIRGNVLLRRKQFALAESKEESLSISRNIVYAKIYNQRKVVERTIRDHSMVIDQAKLRDVSEKIKQSIQSAKDAKDTEELIAIEGYVAKQYFSCFNEMILQQKDEFAMNGRNRRLPLDRMNALLSFLYVLLANETRSALESIGLDPYVGFMHKDRPGRPSLALDIMEEFRPILCDRLALTLVNRRQISPSGFLIKESEAVLMDDETRKQVLTAWQERKKQEIIHPYLKEKIPYGLLPHVQSLLLSRHIRGDLPEYPPFFME